A region from the Geotrypetes seraphini chromosome 10, aGeoSer1.1, whole genome shotgun sequence genome encodes:
- the LOC117368691 gene encoding coiled-coil-helix-coiled-coil-helix domain-containing protein 1-like translates to MAVSGSALQARLRYLMSRRHGKPALKPTRPLVLADRVANRKMRMGEATCITEMSLMMACWKENNFNDIFCAKEIQSFFDCNAKVQAELRLNEKTPKHGGHLPSNQVNKLLQRFPNITREI, encoded by the coding sequence ATGGCAGTTTCAGGTTCCGCTTTGCAGGCTCGTCTTCGCTATTTGATGAGCCGACGGCATGGGAAGCCCGCGTTGAAGCCGACCCGACCGCTGGTCCTGGCCGACCGTGTGGCAAACCGGAAAATGCGAATGGGAGAGGCCACATGCATCACTGAGATGTCGTTGATGATGGCATGCTGGAAGGAAAACAATTTCAATGATATATTTTGTGCCAAGGAAATCCAGTCTTTCTTTGATTGTAATGCTAAGGTCCAGGCAGAACTTAGATTAAATGAGAAAACTCCAAAACATGGAGGACATCTACCTTCAAATCAAGTTAACAAACTGTTGCAGAGGTTTCCAAACATCACCCGGGAGATTTAA